One genomic region from Argentina anserina chromosome 2, drPotAnse1.1, whole genome shotgun sequence encodes:
- the LOC126782162 gene encoding glucose-1-phosphate adenylyltransferase large subunit 1-like codes for MDSWCASLKPNTHFGQPTQAGLCNGFNGFLGQRIRQSFGNRCCVSPTEKSDNKARPGAVRSVLTSKEIEEAMTLNIPTYHRPRVDPKNVASIILGGGAGTQLFPLTRRAAIPAVPVGGCYRLIDIPMSNCINSNINKIFVLTQFNSASLNRHLARTYFNNGINFGDGFVEVLAATQTPGEAGMDWFQGTADAVRQFLWVFEDAKNRNVDNILILSGDHLYRMDYMDFVQSHVDSNADITLSCAVVDNSRASDFGLVKIGSRGNIIQFAEKPRAANLKAMQSDTTLLGFSPQDAGQSPYVASMGVYVFKTAILLDLLKRKYPKSNDFGSEIIPLAVEEHDVQAYIFRDYWEDIGSIKSFYDANLALTKEFPKFQFYDPKTPFFTSPRFLPPTKIDKSRVVDAIISHGCFLHECLIQNSIVGERSRLDHGVELKDSIMMGADSYQTESEIAALLARGKVPMGIGRNTKIRKCIIDKNAKIGKDVVIMNKDGVQEADRPEEGFYIREGIVIVVEKGTIEDGKVI; via the exons ATGGATTCATGGTGTGCGTCCTTGAAACCAAACACCCATTTCGGACAGCCCACTCAAGCTGGGCTTTGTAATGGCTTTAATGGCTTTCTGGGTCAGAGGATCAGACAGAGTTTCGGTAACAGGTGTTGCGTGAGTCCAACTGAGAAGAGTGACAACAAGGCGAGACCTGGTGCTGTTCGTTCTGTTCTTACATCCAAGGAAATTGAGGAGGCTATG ACCCTGAATATCCCAACTTACCACAGACCAAGAGTAGACCCAAAGAATGTTGCTTCGATCATATTAGGAGGAGGTGCAGGGACTCAACTGTTTCCTCTAACCAGGAGAGCAGCAATACCCGCA GTCCCAGTTGGTGGATGCTACCGGCTTATAGACATTCCGATGAGCAATTGTATCAACagcaacataaacaaaattttTGTGCTAACCCAGTTTAATTCTGCTTCTCTCAATCGACACCTTGCTCGCACCTATTTTAATAATGGCATCAACTTCGGGGATGGATTTGTGGAG GTTTTAGCAGCCACTCAAACACCAGGGGAAGCAGGAATGGATTGGTTCCAAGGAACAGCAGATGCTGTTAGGCAATTTTTATGGGTATTTGAG GATGCTAAGAATAGGAATGTTGATAACATACTCATTTTGTCTGGTGATCATCTTTATCGAATGGACTACATGGACTTTGTGCAG AGTCACGTTGATAGCAATGCCGATATCACACTTTCATGTGCAGTTGTGGATAATAG TCGTGCATCTGATTTTGGTTTGGTGAAGATAGGCAGCAGAGGTAATATCATCCAGTTTGCTGAAAAACCAAGGGCTGCTAATTTAAAAGCAATG CAATCAGATACAACACTTCTTGGATTTTCCCCACAAGATGCTGGACAATCCCCATATGTTGCATCAATGGGAGTATATGTGTTTAAGACGGCAATTTTACTAGACCTTCTGAAAAGGAAATATCCAAAATCAAACGACTTTGGATCTGAAATTATTCCTTTAGCAGTGGAGGAGCATGACGTCCAA GCATATATATTCAGAGACTACTGGGAGGATATTGGAAGTATAAAGTCATTTTATGATGCTAACTTGGCCCTCACTAAGGAG TTTCCGAAGTTTCAGTTTTATGACCCAAAGACACCTTTCTTCACTTCTCCTCGGTTCTTACCACCAACCAAGATTGACAAGTCCCGG GTTGTGGATGCAATAATTTCACATGGATGTTTCTTGCATGAATGTCTCATTCAAAATTCAATAGTGGGTGAACGCTCACGGTTAGACCATGGTGTTGAACTCAAG GATTCCATAATGATGGGTGCAGACAGTTACCAAACTGAATCTGAGATTGCAGCTCTGCTTGCACGAGGGAAGGTTCCGATGGGTATTGGAAGAAATACAAAGATTAG GAAGTGTATAATTGACAAGAATGCAAAGATTGGAAAGGATGTGGTGATAATGAACAAAGAT GGTGTTCAAGAAGCAGACAGGCCAGAAGAGGGGTTCTACATCCGTGAAGGAATCGTTATTGTTGTGGAGAAAGGTACAATAGAAGATGGAAAAGTTATATAA